In one Lycium barbarum isolate Lr01 chromosome 7, ASM1917538v2, whole genome shotgun sequence genomic region, the following are encoded:
- the LOC132602839 gene encoding intracellular ribonuclease LX-like: MKKLPFFLLLILLLVINSVDSQTPALWRYVLQWPPTYCMELNSGQGTTWGRCQEPIPQREFTLHGLWPADADGKIITCPEKPDPNWNQLFRPIEDKLVKFWPQLRENSNSWDLWKHEWRSHGVCGGTTPEVYFNRAIGINNMFKMGNLFNYLATSGIIACDSLAFSREEIIEAVRKVFPPPPPALDVYLTCIPINDKNKSHVYLREVTLCINLAGNAFISCPEKGAPSIQKFSCSTGAKIMLPHPKAQPSAPPPPRLYQENIDGTAYV, from the exons atgaAGAAACttcccttctttcttcttctcaTTTTGCTACTTGTAATTAATTCTGTTGACTCCCAAACTCCAGCACTCTGGAGGTATGTGCTCCAATGGCCACCAACTTACTGTATGGAACTGAATTCTGGGCAAGGAACAACATGGGGCAGGTGCCAAGAACCAATTCCTCAACGTGAATTCACACTCCATGGCCTTTGGCCAGCAGATGCAGACGGAAAAATCATCACATGCCCCGAGAAACCAGACCCAAATTGGAATCAACTG TTTCGACCAATCGAAGATAAACTTGTAAAATTCTGGCCACAACTTAGAGAAAACTCGAACAGCTGGGACTTATGGAAGCACGAGTGGAGATCTCATGGAGTGTGTGGGGGGACAACACCAGAAGTATATTTCAACAGAGCAATAGGGATCAACAACATGTTTAAAATGGGCAACTTGTTCAATTACTTGGCAACAAGTGGGATTATTGCATGTGATAGCTTGGCTTTTAGTAGAGAAGAAATTATTGAGGCTGTCCGTAAGGTGTTTCCTCCGCCTCCTCCTGCCCTTGATGTTTACCTCACATGTATTCCAATTAATGATAAAAACAAAAGTCATGTTTACTTGAGAGAGGTTACCTTGTGCATTAATCTGGCTGGCAATGCATTCATTTCATGTCCTGAAAAAGGTGCTCCGAGTATTCAAAAATTCAGCTGTTCTACTGGAGCTAAGATTATGCTACCTCATCCAAAAGCTCAACC GTCGGCTCCACCACCACCGAGGCTATATCAGGAAAATATAGACGGGACAGCCTACGTTTGA